From Deltaproteobacteria bacterium, the proteins below share one genomic window:
- a CDS encoding transposase, whose amino-acid sequence MQIVVGLLCDSHGDPLSIEVFPGNTGDASTFFSQVKKLAHRFGAESVTLVGDRGMIKAPQIAALSEHDFHYITAITKPQIESLIVRGAFQYSFFDEDLSEVTYETALFSICVEWRGGRDLNPRPPT is encoded by the coding sequence ATGCAAATTGTCGTTGGACTGCTTTGCGATTCTCATGGAGATCCTCTGTCTATTGAAGTTTTCCCCGGAAATACTGGAGACGCTTCGACCTTTTTTTCTCAAGTAAAAAAATTAGCTCATCGCTTTGGAGCAGAAAGCGTTACTTTGGTTGGCGACAGAGGAATGATTAAAGCTCCTCAGATTGCTGCCTTAAGTGAGCATGATTTTCACTACATTACGGCGATAACCAAGCCTCAAATTGAATCGTTGATCGTCCGCGGTGCTTTTCAGTATTCGTTCTTTGACGAGGATCTTTCCGAGGTAACTTATGAAACTGCTTTATTTTCAATTTGTGTCGAATGGCGGGGCGGACGGGACTTGAACCCGCGACCTCCAACGTGA
- a CDS encoding VCBS repeat-containing protein translates to MKYNKTLSLIFFLSALSLLQPAQSGAAVPGDYDADSKTDIVVARSINGYWHWFIRYATGAESQPLLFGLSNGVSNDTLLAGDYNADGSFEPTVVRTETNGLLNWYSRLLDGSASVTQWGLANDTPLGAKFGISGGTDRVVVRNLNGLLYWYIYGRGNDGLQWGIAGDSIFAADFTSDGVDELVVARKEGNYFTWYIRDLSGGFSKVVSWGFSSDTPLPPTDFSGDGKADIIVSRKDPHFLNHYINYTDLGISHSLLLGLATDTPYTGFFTQAQHAEIAVARELPGSLNMHFVRFALQDYLALISFGLTGDTLVRPDGRGMLLADQKANDSDGNNTDNNGGGGSSSGKLGSVCKQIVPVKQGFLWKPSSDHSGYPREGRPAALFSSSKPGDSCLSVYASDGSELTTMGLYEYSGKYGGRWYSGWGCGKLWYGSKMAEEAKSRTGKPDVYLERGNGACIGPFDPRNRNGAR, encoded by the coding sequence ATGAAATACAATAAAACTCTTAGCTTAATTTTTTTCCTGTCTGCGCTTTCCTTGCTTCAGCCTGCGCAAAGTGGCGCAGCCGTTCCAGGCGACTACGATGCTGATAGCAAGACCGACATCGTCGTTGCTAGGTCTATTAACGGCTATTGGCACTGGTTTATTCGCTACGCGACTGGAGCAGAAAGTCAACCGTTGCTTTTCGGTCTGTCGAATGGCGTAAGCAACGACACTTTACTAGCTGGCGACTATAACGCCGATGGAAGTTTTGAGCCGACAGTAGTTCGGACCGAAACAAATGGTTTGCTGAACTGGTATTCAAGACTTTTAGACGGCAGTGCCTCTGTCACCCAGTGGGGGCTTGCTAACGACACGCCTCTGGGAGCTAAATTCGGCATTTCTGGTGGAACTGACCGGGTTGTAGTTCGCAATTTAAACGGTCTTCTCTACTGGTATATTTACGGGCGAGGCAATGACGGACTGCAGTGGGGCATTGCGGGAGACTCTATTTTTGCAGCCGATTTTACGAGCGACGGAGTAGACGAGCTAGTGGTAGCACGAAAGGAGGGAAATTATTTTACCTGGTACATACGAGATCTTAGCGGTGGGTTCTCAAAAGTTGTTTCCTGGGGCTTTTCATCAGATACTCCACTTCCGCCTACAGATTTTAGCGGAGATGGGAAGGCGGACATTATCGTATCCAGAAAAGATCCACATTTTCTAAATCACTATATCAATTATACTGACTTAGGTATTAGTCACAGTTTATTGTTAGGTTTAGCAACTGATACGCCATATACGGGATTTTTTACCCAAGCGCAGCACGCGGAAATTGCCGTTGCTAGAGAGCTTCCGGGAAGCCTAAATATGCATTTCGTTCGCTTTGCGCTCCAAGATTACCTCGCGTTAATTTCCTTTGGCTTAACAGGCGACACTTTAGTGCGACCGGATGGGCGAGGAATGTTGCTCGCAGATCAGAAGGCTAACGACAGCGATGGCAACAATACTGACAATAATGGAGGAGGCGGCAGTAGTAGTGGCAAGCTGGGCAGTGTTTGCAAACAGATTGTTCCTGTAAAACAAGGATTCCTCTGGAAGCCTTCTTCGGATCACTCCGGTTATCCGCGCGAAGGCCGGCCGGCAGCGCTTTTTTCGTCTAGCAAGCCTGGAGACAGTTGCTTATCCGTATATGCTTCAGATGGCAGCGAACTTACTACCATGGGCCTCTATGAATACAGCGGCAAGTACGGTGGTCGATGGTATTCTGGTTGGGGATGCGGGAAGCTATGGTATGGGTCAAAGATGGCCGAAGAGGCTAAGTCTAGAACTGGCAAGCCAGATGTATACCTTGAACGCGGAAACGGCGCATGTATTGGCCCATTCGATCCGCGCAATAGAAACGGCGCTCGATAA
- a CDS encoding NAD(P)-dependent oxidoreductase: MNLIASSIPVGSKVLITGATGFTGHVLAEKLCAMGLSVNAIARESSKLDSLAELPIKWYRGNVYDEALIKEAMSEVNYVFHVAAAFREAKIAQEEYSRVHVLSTKLLAEEAVKQESFRRFVHVSTMGVHGHIENPPGDESSPYAPGDEYQRTKLEAEVWLRGFAEKNSLPFTIIRPTGIFGPGDKRLLKVFKMAAWPYFPILGKGKCLYHLIHVDDLTDAILLAALNEKALGEAIIVGNEQSIPLEDIVQVVASEIGSHPRVLRIPVGPFFVLADICEALCKPFGIEPPIYRRRVAFYTKDRSFSTKKMQNVLQFTPKFSNEEGLRATARWYVAQGLLRSKTTLADVRKGCQSQNEQVSAQMKDGEERLRGNDKLY; the protein is encoded by the coding sequence ATGAATCTGATTGCTTCGTCTATCCCCGTCGGTAGCAAGGTGCTGATAACTGGTGCAACTGGTTTTACAGGCCATGTGCTTGCAGAAAAACTTTGTGCAATGGGTTTAAGCGTTAACGCAATTGCGCGCGAGAGTTCTAAGTTGGATTCTTTGGCAGAGCTTCCCATTAAGTGGTATCGCGGGAATGTTTATGACGAAGCTCTCATTAAAGAGGCTATGTCAGAGGTAAATTATGTCTTTCATGTAGCAGCCGCCTTTCGCGAAGCAAAAATTGCTCAAGAAGAATATTCGCGCGTTCACGTTCTAAGCACAAAACTGCTGGCCGAGGAGGCTGTTAAACAAGAGTCATTTAGGCGTTTTGTTCATGTCTCAACTATGGGCGTACATGGGCATATTGAGAATCCGCCGGGCGACGAGAGTTCGCCCTATGCGCCAGGGGATGAATATCAACGCACAAAGCTTGAGGCGGAGGTTTGGTTAAGGGGTTTTGCAGAAAAAAATTCTTTGCCATTTACTATCATTCGGCCAACGGGAATCTTTGGTCCAGGTGATAAGAGATTGTTAAAAGTTTTTAAAATGGCGGCCTGGCCTTATTTCCCAATTCTCGGGAAGGGAAAGTGTCTATATCATCTCATTCATGTAGACGATTTGACTGATGCGATACTGCTAGCAGCTTTGAACGAAAAGGCGCTAGGAGAAGCAATAATCGTAGGTAACGAGCAATCTATTCCACTCGAAGACATCGTGCAAGTTGTGGCAAGTGAAATAGGTTCCCATCCTCGCGTTCTGAGGATTCCAGTTGGCCCATTTTTCGTCCTTGCAGATATTTGTGAAGCCTTGTGTAAGCCTTTTGGCATAGAGCCGCCTATATATCGTCGCCGCGTCGCCTTTTACACTAAGGATCGCTCCTTTTCTACGAAGAAAATGCAGAATGTTTTACAGTTTACGCCGAAGTTTTCTAACGAAGAAGGTTTGCGCGCTACTGCTCGTTGGTACGTAGCACAAGGTCTGTTGAGATCGAAAACTACACTGGCAGATGTACGAAAAGGGTGTCAGTCGCAAAATGAACAAGTAAGTGCTCAAATGAAAGACGGAGAAGAGAGGTTAAGGGGAAATGATAAACTCTATTAG
- a CDS encoding polysaccharide pyruvyl transferase family protein, producing MINSISLLGSSSGRNAGDAALLSGIMDEVDAACKRRLHYEIPTSRPAFISANYQNDVTAVSMLPWCGSLNMLGIPTLRSLRRCELSLIFDNILFDRSLYNPLFNYMSTLRVLLPQALKRGAKMAFYNVGVGPFDCSAGKRMVRELADMASFITVRDQGSLETLLDVGVSRERMLLTADAALTVKSSPKERCQKIIRNLGLDPEKEILAVNVNRYIDTWARPKRPSMGAKKFVETYQNALSKIAKELDVQMLFVTTQHHDRDITKAVMEGVNSSKPVCEINNADYSHYDVKGVLGQVSLLFAMRLHAMILATSELTPTLGLAYQPKCKYYFDTLKLSEHMLPFSQFSESALVSHVVEGWRARSEIRKCLNAVIPVLKNHARRAAVLVSALEHEREFASFWESFQESAQKGVACG from the coding sequence ATGATAAACTCTATTAGTTTATTGGGGTCGTCTTCTGGCAGAAATGCTGGAGATGCTGCGCTGTTATCGGGAATTATGGATGAGGTCGATGCAGCTTGCAAGCGGCGCCTTCACTACGAGATTCCTACGAGCCGTCCAGCTTTTATCAGTGCTAACTATCAGAATGACGTTACTGCCGTGTCAATGCTTCCGTGGTGCGGGTCATTAAATATGTTAGGCATTCCCACTTTGCGTTCACTTAGGAGGTGCGAACTTTCCTTAATTTTTGATAATATTTTATTCGATCGCTCCTTGTATAATCCGCTTTTTAACTACATGTCGACGTTAAGAGTACTTTTACCGCAAGCCCTCAAGCGAGGGGCAAAAATGGCTTTTTATAATGTCGGCGTCGGGCCTTTTGACTGTAGTGCGGGGAAACGGATGGTAAGAGAATTAGCTGATATGGCTAGTTTTATAACGGTAAGAGACCAGGGTTCTCTAGAGACACTTCTCGATGTTGGAGTTTCCCGCGAACGCATGCTGTTAACCGCCGATGCTGCCCTTACCGTAAAATCTTCACCTAAGGAAAGATGCCAAAAGATAATTCGCAATTTGGGATTAGACCCGGAGAAGGAGATTTTGGCGGTAAATGTAAACAGGTATATCGATACTTGGGCACGTCCGAAGAGACCCTCTATGGGCGCTAAGAAATTTGTCGAGACGTATCAAAATGCACTTAGCAAAATCGCTAAGGAACTCGACGTGCAAATGCTATTTGTCACTACTCAGCATCACGACCGAGATATTACTAAGGCAGTAATGGAGGGAGTAAATTCATCTAAGCCGGTTTGCGAAATAAATAACGCCGACTATAGCCATTACGACGTAAAAGGGGTGCTTGGCCAAGTGTCTTTGTTGTTTGCAATGCGCCTCCACGCAATGATTCTTGCAACCTCAGAATTAACGCCTACGCTGGGGCTAGCTTATCAGCCAAAATGCAAATACTATTTCGATACGCTAAAACTTAGCGAACATATGCTTCCCTTTTCGCAGTTTAGCGAATCAGCTCTAGTAAGCCACGTAGTCGAGGGCTGGAGGGCTAGAAGCGAGATAAGAAAATGCCTTAACGCCGTAATTCCGGTTCTAAAGAACCATGCCCGCCGTGCAGCGGTATTGGTGAGTGCGTTAGAACATGAGCGCGAGTTTGCAAGTTTCTGGGAGTCGTTTCAGGAAAGTGCGCAGAAAGGAGTGGCTTGTGGTTAA
- a CDS encoding glycosyltransferase, whose product MRDVLRSAPRILFISPQPFMADRGSPLRVKNTVEVITSFGFEVDLLSYPLGSDVCINGVRIYRGFKIPLVKKVPIGPSFRKCALDLALFFRAMSLPRKNAYVAIHGIEEAAIIAATLARKHEIPYFMDMHSAMREQLEKSRFYGSPPIVQRFDKIEAWCIRNSSGVVTVADAMTERSRSIAPKVPAYTATDLPFSSEVPHTSYLESRIRRELNLDDAKLMLYTGNLASYQGIEFLIRAFANYCSRQSETACDKQKKRVVLAIVGGGTEEERTLLSYMALAQKLGVADDVRFLGFKPSSEVPHYLQVADILVSPRLSGSNTPLKIYSYMAAEKPILASRILSHTQVLSDECSYLFDLDEESFCEALTQSLDSSAIAFARRKQLIQKSKELVETRFGFANFRQALYELYKPIMHLVDVEALSSFDNSQQVAYASES is encoded by the coding sequence ATGAGAGACGTTCTTCGCAGTGCGCCTAGAATTTTGTTTATTTCTCCTCAGCCGTTTATGGCTGATAGGGGGAGTCCTTTGCGGGTTAAAAATACCGTTGAGGTAATTACATCGTTTGGTTTTGAAGTAGATTTACTTAGCTACCCCTTAGGCAGTGACGTCTGTATCAACGGAGTTCGCATTTATCGCGGCTTTAAAATCCCATTAGTAAAAAAAGTTCCGATTGGGCCGTCTTTTCGCAAGTGTGCGCTCGACTTGGCATTATTTTTTAGGGCTATGTCGCTGCCGAGAAAGAATGCGTACGTGGCAATTCATGGCATTGAAGAGGCCGCGATTATTGCCGCTACTTTGGCAAGGAAACACGAGATCCCGTATTTCATGGATATGCATTCGGCTATGCGAGAGCAGCTTGAAAAATCGAGGTTTTATGGTTCGCCGCCAATAGTGCAGCGCTTTGATAAGATTGAAGCTTGGTGCATTCGCAATTCTTCTGGGGTAGTAACGGTAGCAGATGCAATGACCGAGCGCTCTCGTTCTATAGCGCCTAAAGTTCCCGCCTATACTGCAACGGATTTGCCATTTAGTTCCGAGGTTCCTCACACGAGCTATCTGGAAAGTAGGATACGTAGAGAACTAAATCTAGATGACGCGAAACTCATGCTCTATACCGGAAATCTCGCTTCTTATCAGGGCATTGAATTCTTGATCAGGGCCTTTGCCAATTATTGCTCGCGTCAGTCGGAAACCGCTTGTGATAAACAAAAAAAACGGGTTGTATTAGCCATTGTCGGTGGAGGCACAGAAGAGGAAAGGACTTTATTGTCGTATATGGCTCTAGCGCAAAAACTAGGAGTGGCCGACGATGTTCGCTTTCTTGGGTTTAAGCCATCTAGTGAGGTACCGCACTATTTGCAAGTTGCCGATATATTGGTTTCGCCTCGACTTAGCGGAAGTAATACGCCGCTAAAAATTTACAGCTATATGGCTGCTGAAAAGCCAATACTGGCGTCTAGGATATTGTCGCATACGCAAGTTCTTTCCGACGAATGTTCCTATCTCTTCGACCTCGATGAGGAGAGTTTTTGCGAAGCACTAACGCAGTCTCTGGACTCATCTGCGATAGCGTTTGCTCGCAGAAAACAGCTGATACAAAAAAGTAAGGAACTAGTAGAAACGCGATTTGGCTTTGCCAATTTTAGGCAAGCACTTTATGAGCTTTATAAGCCAATTATGCATCTAGTTGATGTCGAGGCTCTGTCCAGTTTTGATAATTCCCAGCAAGTGGCCTATGCCAGCGAAAGCTGA
- a CDS encoding U32 family peptidase: MELSVASNFDDELILRLKDYPVVEVYGKLTSDIVGGGRSSYMLAPTDRKKLARHVALAKQNGIGFNYLLNAACLDNIETTRRGQKAIRELLDWVSSIEVSAVTLSNPLLLRIVKKNYPQLNVRVSVFANVDHPRKAKYWEDLGADVICLDSLTVNREFKTLKQLRKSVSCELELLANNNCLQSCSLSPTHMTLLAHSSQSKHVNKGFVIDHCLLECSKLKLKDPVNYIRSDWIRPEDIHCYEEIGFKRFKLVERNLPTAVMVNRVKAYSERKYEGNLIDLIQPYGHQQKNGATTGAAGASSGKDEEVFRGGGASKKALLWRLKFLLRPFKVNVFKLNSIRKLSERKGMLTAIKGDAPVYIDNRSLDGFIDRFLKVGCRDVDCEHCRYCHDVAGRAVKIDSSYKSDCLALHEAIDKDLETGSMWNYVKSN; this comes from the coding sequence ATGGAACTTTCTGTAGCTTCAAATTTTGACGATGAGCTTATTCTAAGGCTTAAAGATTATCCCGTTGTGGAAGTTTATGGCAAGCTCACGTCGGATATAGTCGGCGGTGGGCGCTCGAGTTATATGCTAGCTCCGACTGACAGAAAGAAGCTAGCTAGGCATGTTGCTTTAGCGAAGCAGAATGGCATCGGCTTTAATTATCTCCTAAATGCTGCTTGCTTGGACAACATAGAAACGACTCGGCGTGGCCAAAAGGCTATTAGGGAATTATTAGATTGGGTTTCGTCAATAGAGGTTAGCGCGGTGACCCTTAGCAATCCATTGCTATTAAGGATTGTTAAGAAGAATTATCCGCAGCTTAATGTCAGGGTGTCGGTCTTTGCAAATGTCGACCATCCCCGCAAGGCAAAGTATTGGGAGGATTTGGGAGCAGATGTAATTTGTCTGGATTCTCTAACCGTAAACAGGGAGTTTAAGACGCTTAAGCAGCTTCGAAAAAGCGTTAGCTGTGAGCTCGAGCTATTGGCAAATAATAATTGCTTGCAGTCTTGTTCTCTTTCGCCCACGCATATGACTCTTCTGGCCCATAGCTCTCAATCAAAGCACGTAAACAAGGGGTTTGTAATCGATCACTGCTTACTCGAGTGCTCCAAGCTTAAGCTAAAAGATCCCGTCAATTACATTCGCTCGGATTGGATAAGGCCAGAAGACATTCATTGTTACGAGGAAATAGGATTTAAGCGATTCAAGTTAGTAGAGAGGAATTTGCCTACTGCGGTTATGGTCAATCGAGTAAAGGCCTATAGCGAGAGGAAGTACGAAGGAAATTTAATCGATTTAATTCAACCCTATGGGCATCAGCAGAAAAATGGCGCTACCACCGGTGCAGCCGGTGCGAGCAGTGGGAAGGATGAAGAGGTTTTTAGAGGTGGTGGCGCTAGTAAGAAAGCCTTGCTGTGGCGGCTAAAATTTCTGTTGCGGCCTTTTAAGGTAAACGTGTTCAAGCTAAATTCTATTCGCAAGTTAAGTGAGCGAAAGGGAATGCTCACGGCAATAAAAGGGGATGCGCCGGTATACATAGATAATCGCAGTTTAGATGGTTTTATCGATAGATTCTTAAAAGTCGGATGTAGAGATGTCGATTGCGAGCATTGCAGGTATTGTCACGACGTTGCTGGTAGAGCTGTAAAGATAGATTCGTCGTACAAAAGCGATTGTTTGGCGCTGCATGAGGCTATTGATAAGGATTTAGAGACTGGCAGTATGTGGAATTATGTAAAAAGTAACTGA
- a CDS encoding YceI family protein: MLERVRRLLIGLFVVFCWPANSFGDETFWNLPQDLSAKNTNITFEVDTTWHKVHGVAEAVNGKVWLEDLGNYSSVRGEVVIPVEKLDTDNGPRDKKMRNVMAASTYPQIKFSLSSVDGLCPLEVLENQKQCDLTLKGKLSIRDVEQEMLILGSLSKVNGKYRVSGKFGIDWSAFGVEDPSIIIARVKRDVEITFQLDL, translated from the coding sequence ATGTTAGAGCGCGTTAGAAGGTTGTTAATTGGCTTATTTGTGGTTTTTTGCTGGCCAGCAAATAGTTTTGGCGATGAGACTTTTTGGAACTTACCACAGGATTTAAGCGCTAAGAACACCAATATTACATTTGAGGTGGATACGACCTGGCATAAAGTTCATGGAGTAGCTGAGGCAGTTAATGGCAAGGTATGGTTAGAAGATTTGGGGAATTATTCCTCGGTTAGGGGAGAAGTAGTGATTCCGGTTGAGAAACTCGATACCGACAATGGGCCTCGCGACAAGAAGATGCGTAATGTAATGGCCGCTTCTACATATCCGCAGATTAAGTTTAGTTTAAGCTCCGTGGATGGTTTATGTCCGTTAGAGGTTTTAGAAAATCAAAAGCAGTGCGATTTAACATTGAAGGGTAAGCTTAGTATTAGAGATGTAGAGCAAGAGATGCTTATTCTGGGCTCTTTAAGCAAAGTTAACGGCAAATACCGCGTTAGTGGGAAGTTTGGCATTGATTGGAGTGCTTTTGGCGTGGAGGATCCCTCCATTATAATTGCGCGCGTTAAGCGGGATGTTGAGATAACTTTTCAGCTCGACTTATAA
- a CDS encoding type III polyketide synthase, whose protein sequence is MAFIHTIETLVPKHCYSQAEAEEAMMRFTRDTKAHRYIGAIYKESGILKRYSVVPNFNAIGDTSFFPKWDNGLPSEPSTGARNDIFIREAEPLAVDVARAAVDGCRGIESADITHLITVSCTGFYNPGLDIAIMRALNLRGTVWRYHLGFMGCYGAFPAMSMAAQFCAADSSARVLVVCVELCSLHLQISSEMDVLVANAVFADGAAAAIISAVPPVSPAFFELGAIANVLVPNSEGEMAWRIGDNGFSILLSKYVPRIIGANIRPVIASALGVDWHGVESVDTWAVHPGGKSILDKVEESLGLVSSQIAASREVLRQYGNMSSATILFVLKEILERQSDSEREEVCALAFGPGLTVACGMLTARRER, encoded by the coding sequence ATGGCTTTTATCCACACAATTGAAACATTAGTTCCAAAACATTGCTATTCTCAAGCAGAGGCCGAGGAAGCTATGATGCGTTTTACTCGCGATACAAAGGCGCATCGATACATTGGAGCCATTTATAAGGAATCTGGGATTCTAAAGCGATACAGCGTAGTTCCTAATTTTAACGCAATTGGCGATACGAGTTTTTTCCCCAAATGGGATAACGGCCTTCCCTCGGAGCCGTCTACAGGTGCTAGAAACGACATTTTTATTCGCGAGGCGGAACCATTGGCAGTCGATGTGGCAAGAGCGGCAGTGGATGGATGCCGTGGAATAGAGAGCGCAGATATTACGCATTTAATTACTGTGTCCTGTACGGGTTTTTATAATCCAGGTCTAGATATTGCAATTATGCGGGCGCTAAATTTGCGAGGCACTGTGTGGCGCTATCACTTAGGCTTCATGGGTTGTTATGGCGCGTTCCCGGCTATGAGCATGGCCGCACAATTTTGTGCCGCGGATAGCAGTGCAAGAGTGCTCGTCGTATGCGTGGAGCTCTGTTCGCTGCATCTGCAAATTTCTAGTGAGATGGATGTGTTGGTTGCTAATGCGGTTTTTGCCGATGGAGCTGCGGCAGCAATAATAAGTGCCGTGCCTCCGGTCTCGCCTGCTTTTTTTGAGCTCGGTGCTATTGCAAATGTGCTCGTACCAAATAGCGAAGGAGAGATGGCGTGGCGCATCGGCGATAATGGTTTCTCAATTCTCCTATCGAAATACGTTCCGCGCATCATTGGCGCAAACATTCGACCAGTTATAGCGAGTGCGCTAGGAGTAGATTGGCATGGAGTAGAATCAGTTGATACTTGGGCTGTGCATCCAGGCGGGAAGTCCATTCTCGACAAGGTAGAGGAGAGTTTAGGGCTCGTGTCCTCACAGATTGCCGCTTCCCGGGAAGTTTTGCGCCAATATGGCAATATGAGTAGTGCTACCATACTGTTTGTGCTTAAGGAGATTCTAGAAAGGCAGAGCGATTCTGAGCGAGAGGAGGTATGTGCTTTAGCGTTCGGGCCAGGGCTAACGGTGGCATGTGGAATGCTTACGGCTAGGAGAGAGCGTTAA